In Numidum massiliense, a single genomic region encodes these proteins:
- the atpE gene encoding F0F1 ATP synthase subunit C, with translation MELVTLAAAIAVGLSAIGAGIGNGMLISKTTESMARQPEMFDKLRMVMFIGMGIIEAIPIMGAVIAFLLVFR, from the coding sequence ATGGAATTAGTGACATTAGCAGCGGCAATTGCCGTCGGATTATCGGCAATTGGGGCCGGCATCGGTAACGGGATGCTCATCAGTAAGACGACAGAATCGATGGCACGGCAACCGGAAATGTTTGATAAGTTGCGTATGGTGATGTTTATCGGTATGGGGATCATCGAGGCGATTCCGATTATGGGTGCTGTTATTGCGTTCTTGTTAGTGTTTAGATAA